The Bremerella alba genome includes a window with the following:
- a CDS encoding FeoB-associated Cys-rich membrane protein — protein MWQNLIVLVVVASAAGYIGWTVIRGIQGAAGSCGGGCGSGCGSKSQPDNLIQLTSATSPDDEASTSPEEPSAVSSSRSQ, from the coding sequence ATGTGGCAGAACTTAATTGTCTTGGTCGTAGTTGCTTCGGCTGCTGGTTACATTGGCTGGACCGTCATTCGAGGGATTCAGGGCGCAGCCGGTTCGTGTGGCGGGGGCTGCGGTTCTGGGTGTGGTTCCAAGTCTCAACCAGACAACCTCATTCAACTGACGTCGGCCACGTCCCCTGACGACGAGGCGTCAACTTCCCCCGAAGAGCCATCTGCGGTAAGCTCGTCTCGGTCGCAGTGA
- a CDS encoding aminotransferase class IV, producing the protein MAPPIAYWEGTWIPRNELTIPLNDAGFQLGTTIAEQCRTFNGKVFRLDQHLDRLWKSLEILDVQSPESRESLTDVIHQIIEHNYPLLPAGSDLGVTIFITPGSMDQAYRSHKTGRLGVHTQMVAFDTFASLYEVGQPLVVPKTRQTPVDCWPRELKVRSRVHYYLADLEAKREDPAARAVLLDHEGYVMEATTANIAKYHPDTGLELPPADLVLPGISIATLEKLADELAIPVTHRQLTPEDFATADEVLLTSTSPCIVPCNQWNGKPISVGKPGPIFKRLIAAWEEMVGMDIRKQAERFA; encoded by the coding sequence ATGGCTCCGCCGATCGCTTATTGGGAAGGAACTTGGATTCCACGCAATGAGCTGACTATTCCCTTGAACGATGCTGGGTTTCAGCTGGGAACGACCATCGCAGAGCAGTGCCGAACTTTTAACGGCAAGGTCTTTCGACTGGATCAGCACCTCGATCGACTCTGGAAGAGCCTAGAGATTCTTGATGTCCAGTCGCCCGAATCGCGTGAATCGCTCACCGATGTGATCCATCAGATCATCGAGCACAATTACCCCTTGCTGCCTGCCGGCTCGGACTTGGGCGTTACCATCTTCATCACGCCTGGTTCGATGGATCAGGCCTATCGCTCTCATAAAACAGGTCGCCTGGGCGTTCATACCCAGATGGTTGCGTTCGATACGTTCGCCAGTTTGTACGAAGTTGGCCAGCCGCTGGTCGTTCCCAAAACACGCCAGACGCCGGTCGACTGCTGGCCGCGTGAATTGAAAGTCCGCTCGCGTGTGCACTATTACCTGGCCGACCTGGAAGCCAAACGCGAAGACCCAGCCGCCAGGGCCGTGCTGTTAGACCACGAAGGCTACGTGATGGAAGCCACCACGGCCAACATCGCAAAGTATCACCCCGACACCGGCCTCGAGCTTCCGCCGGCTGACCTGGTGTTACCAGGCATCAGCATTGCGACCCTCGAAAAGCTGGCCGACGAGTTGGCCATTCCTGTAACGCACCGGCAGCTCACGCCGGAAGATTTCGCCACGGCCGATGAAGTCTTGTTAACCAGCACATCGCCGTGCATCGTGCCGTGCAATCAATGGAACGGCAAGCCAATCAGCGTAGGCAAGCCTGGGCCGATTTTTAAGCGGTTGATTGCCGCCTGGGAAGAGATGGTAGGGATGGACATTCGCAAACAGGCCGAGCGGTTCGCGTAG